One part of the Alistipes onderdonkii genome encodes these proteins:
- a CDS encoding lipid biosynthesis B12-binding/radical SAM protein, with product MVQLLSVLVVSACSILLVSANRHTSPYPVYPLGLSYLKTYLERTISGIRVDMADCNLLTDGQLAERIRMLAPRYIGLSLRNVDGANSLDRRGFLPQYRALADVIRAASDAPLIIGGAGFSIYPEAFMRELGADYGIHGEGEGPLAELIGALERGRTEIDIPSVYTRDGRRGSGRRSYLPSIEVQFEPELTGYYWKRSGMLNIQTKRGCPYDCIYCSYPSIDGRCVRTMDPEAIAGNILRAKRDYGISYLFFTDSVFNISPEYNVRLAETLIRRRTDIRWGAYFSPRGIDAEQMRLFRASGLTHIEFGTESFCDRTLEAYGKHFTFGDVVRASRLALDEGVYYAHFLILGGYGDTRENVRETIENSRRMEYTVMFPYAGMRIYPHTRLAELAAKEGAIGRDDDLLGPTYYLSSDFDLEQVRQAALATGKAWVFPDDPQSALADTLRLKRNKKGPLWEYLRKP from the coding sequence GTGGTTCAACTTCTATCGGTTCTGGTCGTGAGCGCATGTAGCATATTACTCGTATCGGCCAACCGGCACACCTCGCCCTACCCCGTTTATCCGCTCGGACTTTCGTACCTGAAAACCTATCTGGAGCGCACGATAAGCGGGATACGCGTCGATATGGCGGACTGCAACCTGCTCACGGACGGGCAGCTGGCGGAGCGTATCCGCATGCTGGCACCCCGTTACATCGGGCTGTCGCTGCGCAATGTCGACGGGGCCAACTCGCTCGACCGGCGGGGTTTCCTGCCCCAGTACAGGGCGCTGGCGGACGTCATACGCGCGGCAAGCGACGCCCCCCTGATCATCGGCGGCGCAGGGTTCTCGATCTACCCCGAGGCTTTCATGCGGGAGCTGGGCGCCGACTACGGCATCCACGGCGAAGGCGAAGGGCCGCTCGCGGAGCTGATCGGGGCGCTGGAGCGCGGCCGGACGGAGATCGACATCCCGTCGGTCTACACCCGCGACGGACGCCGCGGAAGCGGCCGCAGGAGCTACCTGCCGTCGATCGAGGTGCAGTTCGAGCCCGAGTTAACGGGCTATTACTGGAAGCGGAGCGGGATGCTCAACATACAGACCAAGCGGGGATGCCCCTACGACTGCATCTATTGTTCGTACCCCTCGATCGACGGGCGGTGCGTGCGGACGATGGATCCGGAGGCGATCGCCGGAAACATCCTCCGCGCCAAGCGCGACTACGGGATCAGCTACCTGTTTTTCACCGATTCGGTGTTCAACATCAGCCCGGAATACAACGTCCGGCTGGCCGAGACGCTGATCCGCCGCCGCACGGACATCCGCTGGGGCGCCTACTTCTCGCCGCGGGGCATCGACGCTGAGCAGATGCGGCTGTTCCGGGCTTCGGGGCTTACGCACATCGAATTCGGCACCGAGTCGTTCTGCGACCGGACGCTGGAGGCTTACGGCAAGCATTTCACGTTCGGCGACGTCGTGCGGGCAAGCCGGCTCGCGCTGGACGAGGGCGTCTACTACGCCCACTTCCTGATCCTGGGCGGCTACGGCGACACGCGCGAAAACGTGCGCGAAACGATCGAAAACTCGCGGAGGATGGAGTACACCGTCATGTTCCCCTATGCGGGCATGCGCATCTACCCGCATACGCGGCTGGCGGAGCTGGCCGCGAAAGAGGGTGCCATCGGCCGGGACGACGACCTGCTGGGGCCGACCTACTACCTCTCGTCGGACTTCGACCTGGAACAGGTGCGGCAGGCCGCGCTGGCCACGGGTAAGGCATGGGTTTTCCCCGACGACCCGCAGAGCGCGCTGGCGGATACGCTGCGATTGAAACGAAATAAAAAAGGGCCTTTATGGGAGTACCTGAGAAAACCCTGA
- a CDS encoding hydroxymyristoyl-ACP dehydratase, translating into MGVPEKTLITAGEILDCIPQRTPIVMVDTFYGIDEQGCARSGLTVTADNLFVADGVLDECGIVEHIAQSAALRAGYMSRTMGQRVLLGYIGAVNDLKVHFLPPVGSRLVTQNVIEQTVMNVTLLSARTECDGKPVAECRMKIYLEE; encoded by the coding sequence ATGGGAGTACCTGAGAAAACCCTGATTACGGCGGGCGAGATACTGGACTGCATCCCGCAGCGCACGCCGATCGTGATGGTCGACACCTTCTACGGCATCGACGAGCAGGGATGCGCACGCAGCGGGCTGACCGTTACGGCGGACAACCTGTTCGTCGCGGACGGGGTGCTGGACGAGTGCGGCATCGTGGAGCACATCGCCCAGTCGGCCGCCCTGAGGGCGGGTTACATGAGCCGCACGATGGGCCAAAGGGTGCTGCTGGGGTACATCGGCGCCGTGAACGACCTGAAGGTGCACTTCCTGCCGCCGGTAGGCAGCAGGCTCGTCACACAGAACGTGATCGAACAGACGGTGATGAACGTAACGCTTCTTTCGGCGCGGACGGAATGCGACGGGAAACCCGTCGCCGAGTGCCGGATGAAAATATACCTGGAAGAGTGA
- a CDS encoding acyl-CoA thioesterase, which yields MVRRKKTEASLVNKTSLRVRFSEVDSMQIVWHGEYVRYFEDGREAFGREFAGLGYMDIYASGYTAPIVELHLQYRKPLKVNDSAVVETRYIATEAAKVCFEYTIRSATDGEVVAEGSSTQVFLDSRGELQLLAPEFYRKWKERWEVK from the coding sequence ATGGTACGCAGGAAAAAGACCGAGGCGAGCCTCGTGAACAAAACCTCGCTGCGCGTGAGGTTCAGCGAAGTGGATTCGATGCAGATCGTGTGGCACGGCGAATACGTGCGCTATTTCGAGGACGGGCGCGAGGCGTTCGGCCGCGAATTCGCAGGGCTGGGTTACATGGACATCTATGCCAGCGGCTACACGGCGCCGATCGTCGAGTTGCACCTGCAATACAGGAAACCGCTGAAAGTGAATGACTCGGCCGTGGTGGAAACCCGCTATATCGCCACCGAGGCGGCGAAGGTCTGTTTCGAGTACACGATCCGCAGCGCCACCGACGGCGAAGTGGTGGCCGAAGGCAGTTCGACGCAGGTGTTCCTCGACAGCCGGGGCGAACTGCAACTGCTCGCGCCGGAATTCTACCGCAAATGGAAAGAGCGATGGGAAGTGAAATAA
- a CDS encoding phosphopantetheine-binding protein, producing the protein MGSEITVWWGPDDMVSALGFGTEENMAAVRAMKSSLASWHDSTPVCLIDRKRLGALAAERPGLAAERPAGKTGAAAAEPAPEQTAGAAANPAAAGQTAEAAAGPAWETTGSPAGSPAGAGQPPAEYTCMERLVLATLGGVVARSGVTPADKRVLIVLATTKGEIGSLGSAPERCDLNRTAEVVGRHFDAAHRPLLISNACISGVSAIVIAARLIRSGRYDHVFVAGFDLLSDFIVSGFNAFKSVSPTLCRPYDAARDGLTLGEACGAVLLTRDRRLSATGVSVAGGGISNDANHISAPSRTGDGLWYAIRAALAEAGIGAGEIGLVNTHGTATVYNDEMESRALHLAGLCGVPCNSLKPYFGHTLGASGVIESIVTVRELCEGTCFGVKGYAKCGVPYPPDVSAAHRKIRTDAALKTASGFGGCNAAVVFRRAAGPDAAPGNETATGQGCGPNTDVQGGNDCLEAACARSGTAMSANDRARGKNAVGHGNPDTGEKAGGHAETGTGRHGSGIRCHDTAHVVIAQHPSLPFDAFIRERYRALADPNMKFSKMDDLCKLAYVASCELLSGHRPDCPAERIGVVMANRSASLDSDRRHQAIIDAGDGCGASPAVFVYTLPNIMLGQVAIKHGLKGESTFFAFPDKSSNFIREYAASLIAEGRMDAVLWGWCEFDGGSYDCELTLTEKTGQNTMEDLELQLKQQIIEALNLEEITADEIATDAPLFGDGLGLDSIDALEITLLLEKHYGIRLANPAQAKPIFYSVATLADYIRKNRPQ; encoded by the coding sequence ATGGGAAGTGAAATAACGGTCTGGTGGGGGCCCGACGACATGGTCTCGGCGCTGGGCTTCGGCACGGAGGAGAACATGGCCGCCGTACGCGCCATGAAAAGCTCGCTGGCGTCGTGGCACGACAGTACGCCCGTATGCCTGATCGACCGGAAGCGGCTCGGGGCGCTGGCAGCGGAAAGGCCGGGGCTGGCGGCGGAACGACCGGCAGGAAAGACCGGGGCGGCCGCAGCGGAGCCAGCGCCGGAGCAAACGGCCGGGGCGGCCGCAAATCCGGCGGCGGCAGGACAAACGGCGGAAGCGGCAGCCGGGCCGGCATGGGAAACGACCGGGTCACCGGCGGGGTCACCGGCAGGGGCGGGACAACCCCCTGCAGAGTATACATGTATGGAACGGCTCGTCCTGGCGACACTGGGCGGGGTGGTCGCCCGCTCGGGGGTCACGCCCGCCGACAAGCGGGTGCTGATCGTCCTGGCGACGACCAAAGGGGAGATCGGGTCGCTGGGGAGCGCCCCGGAGCGATGCGACCTGAACAGAACCGCGGAGGTCGTGGGGCGTCATTTCGACGCCGCGCACCGGCCGCTGCTGATCTCGAACGCCTGCATCTCGGGGGTTTCGGCCATCGTCATCGCGGCGCGGCTGATCCGCAGCGGCCGGTACGACCATGTCTTCGTGGCGGGATTCGACCTGCTGAGCGACTTCATCGTCAGCGGATTCAACGCCTTCAAGTCGGTGAGCCCGACGCTTTGCCGTCCCTACGATGCGGCACGCGACGGGCTGACGCTGGGCGAAGCGTGCGGCGCCGTCCTGCTGACACGCGACCGACGGCTCTCGGCCACGGGCGTGAGCGTGGCGGGAGGCGGAATCTCGAACGACGCCAACCACATATCGGCGCCTTCGCGCACAGGCGACGGGCTCTGGTACGCTATCCGCGCGGCACTCGCCGAGGCGGGAATCGGGGCCGGGGAGATCGGGCTGGTAAACACCCACGGCACGGCGACCGTCTACAACGACGAGATGGAAAGCAGGGCGCTGCACCTCGCAGGATTGTGCGGCGTGCCCTGCAACTCGCTGAAGCCCTATTTCGGACATACCCTGGGGGCTTCGGGCGTGATCGAGAGCATCGTTACGGTACGGGAGCTGTGCGAGGGCACCTGCTTCGGGGTGAAGGGCTACGCGAAGTGCGGGGTACCCTACCCGCCCGACGTGAGCGCCGCGCACCGCAAGATACGGACGGACGCGGCGCTGAAAACCGCCTCGGGATTCGGGGGCTGCAACGCCGCGGTCGTATTCCGCCGCGCAGCGGGCCCCGACGCCGCGCCCGGAAATGAAACGGCAACGGGACAAGGGTGTGGGCCAAACACAGATGTGCAAGGCGGGAACGACTGCCTGGAGGCTGCCTGTGCCCGAAGCGGAACGGCTATGAGCGCGAATGACCGGGCGCGTGGCAAAAATGCGGTCGGGCACGGGAATCCGGACACCGGAGAAAAGGCCGGCGGCCATGCGGAAACCGGCACAGGACGACACGGCAGCGGAATCCGCTGTCACGATACGGCTCACGTCGTCATTGCGCAACACCCTTCGCTGCCGTTCGACGCCTTCATCCGCGAAAGATACCGGGCGCTCGCAGACCCGAACATGAAATTCTCGAAGATGGACGACCTGTGCAAGCTGGCCTACGTCGCCTCGTGCGAACTGCTCTCCGGACACAGGCCCGATTGCCCGGCGGAGCGCATCGGCGTGGTGATGGCCAACCGCAGCGCCTCGCTCGACAGCGACCGGCGCCACCAGGCGATCATCGACGCCGGGGACGGGTGCGGGGCTTCACCGGCGGTGTTCGTCTACACGCTGCCCAACATCATGCTGGGGCAGGTGGCGATCAAGCACGGGCTGAAGGGAGAGAGCACTTTTTTTGCGTTCCCGGACAAAAGCAGTAACTTTATCCGGGAATACGCCGCTTCGCTGATCGCCGAAGGGCGCATGGACGCCGTCCTGTGGGGCTGGTGCGAATTCGACGGCGGCAGCTACGACTGCGAACTGACATTAACCGAAAAAACGGGACAAAATACGATGGAAGATCTGGAACTGCAACTCAAACAACAAATTATCGAAGCGCTGAACCTCGAGGAGATCACCGCCGACGAGATAGCGACCGACGCGCCGCTGTTCGGCGACGGGCTGGGACTCGACTCGATCGACGCACTGGAAATCACCCTCCTGCTCGAAAAACACTACGGCATACGGCTGGCAAACCCGGCCCAGGCCAAACCGATATTCTATTCGGTAGCCACGCTGGCCGACTATATCCGCAAGA